GGTTGGCCAGATTGCCTTCGACATTGATGGAGAGTATGCAAACCCGAATCTACAGGATGAGGGGACTGCAATTTACGAGATGTATAAGGAGGATACCCTACGCTATAGCGTGCTGGAGAAGCCTGGATTCAGAGTGCTCAAGACGAACTTCTACTCCGACGTAGCGGTTGGCTTCGAAATGGTAAAGACCTACCTGGGAAACGATGACTCTGACTATGTGCGGAGCTTCGCAGCCGTCGATTTGCAGGAGCCTGAGGACAGGGAGGACTACGCGGCTATTGCGCGCTACAAGCGCAGACTGGCGGCCTACCTCTGTTGCCTGCACCAAGCCGGATTCTCCGCACCAAAGGGCCTGAAAGTCTTTTTCGACGGCAACAAGAAGATTGAGGAGTTCGCGCCTGGAGATCCGAAGGGCGGCCTCACCCTGGACAAGGCAACGGGTTGGTTCACGACAGTCTGGGACAATTATGAGAGCCACCCCTTCTTCAAGAAGTATAGGATTGAGGAGGGGCACGATTGGGCTGACGAAGATCTGAAGGCAATTCTGGTCTTCCTATCAAGGAAGTCGAAACCCGGCGGCAGCGCCAACGTCAGCGGATACAAGAAACTGAGGGGCATGCTCAACCTGCATACGGACAGCGCAGATAGACCCTTCCAGGTGGAGATCAGAGACGCTCTCCGATCGGGCAAAATAGTCATAGTGGATTTGTCGCAGGGTGATCCTACGGTTCAACGATTGTATTCAGATCGGATCTGTCAGTTCCTGTTCGATGACGCCATGTCACGGTTCGTCGGCAACAAGCCGAACAACTTCCTTCAATTCTACTTCGAGGAAGCCCACAACTTGTTTCCCAAGAAAGAGGAGAAGGATCTAAGCGACGTCTATGTAAGGCTTGCCAAGGAAGGGGCGAAACTCAATATCGGCCTGATCTACGCCACGCAGGAAGTGAGCTCCATCAGCGCAAATATCTTGAAGAACACGCAGAACTGGTTCATAGCTCACCTAAACAACGATGACGAGCTAAGAGAGATCCGGAAGTACTACGACTTCTCCGATTTTGCTGAGAGCCTGCTCCGATTCAGTGCTAGCTCGGACAAGGGATTCGTTCGCATGAAGACGTACTCGAATCCCTTTGTTGTCCCTGTGCAGATCGACAGGTTCATCGTGGCTCAGAATAGCCACGAGAAGTCATAGGCATATGGGGTACACTAGCCGCCGCGGAAAGCGCCCTTATGAGTATGCCAGCAGGTCATCTCACAGCCATGTTGTCAACGACCCTGCCGTGGCCGACTTCTTGAAGGTCTGCCAATTGCCCAAGACCTGCGGGGAAGTGGCACTCTCGGCAACGGACATCTGCAAGGCAGATTCTATTCCAGCCAACCCCATACGGCATGTTGTGGCAATCGATGGAGGATACCGCGAGGTAGCAGTAAGGCGTGAGTTTCCATCTTCGACGATGGCCTTCTTTCAGATAGGCGCAATCGCCTTCCATATTGCTGATCTGGAGGCCCTTGAGGCGCGGCCCTTTGTTGACCCGGACGACATGGCAAAGCTCAAGAACATTGAGCGATTCAAGCTCGTTATTCCGACAAAGAACATCACCACGGTGACGGAGGGCTCCTTGACTGCCTCGATACGAAGGGCGCTCCATGACTTCTTCGTCAAGGATAGGGGTGGCGGGTCCTTCGCCGAAACGCTAAAGTGGCTTGTATTCTGCGAGTTTGAGACCCCCAGTCAGGAGTGGAACCTCGCAACTTGCCCCAACAAGTCATGCACACAGCACAACATATCCCTCAAGAGGACCGAGATGCTCGCAGATTACAGATACAAGTGTCCATCTTGTGGGGAGCCCATCTACCTGAGTGACATTTTTCGACTCCACGAGGCAATTGACGACGAGCTGGGTGCGGGCGGGGTGCTGGGTTACCTTGTAACCCTTCTTGAGCAAATGGTACTGGTCCATCTCACTAGGGTCGCCTTGAGAACCAAACCATCTCTGCTGAAGGAGATCATCTTCATCAAGGACGGACCCCTGGCCTTCTTCGGTCAGACCGCCAACATGCAGAGACCCATGAGACAGCTATGCAACTTCCTTCTGGACAAGCATGACCTTTTCCTTGCCGGACTCGAGAAGAGCGGTGCGTTTGTCGATCACGCTGATCAAGTCTCAACGAGATTGAAAGACGGCGAAGTCTTGTTGCTGAGCAACTCTTACATCTACAAGCATATAATCCCAGGCCCTGAAGACCCGAGCAAGCCGTACGCAAGGACGTCGTACTACGGCGGCAAACTCATCTTCAAGCGGCGCAACGAGGTCTACGTCATTACAGTTCCGGTGCGTGATGAGAAGGTCGTCCTTGCGCCACACAAAGGGGACTTCAGGAACCTGGACGTCATACTGCATAATATTGCCAAACTTCATTGTGATATGTATGACTCGTCGCTCGTCCCGGTAGCGCTGGTCAACAAGCTTGTCTCCCTTGCAGATCATCCCAGTGCCGCAATCCTGGAACGATTCGCCAAGGCAAGTCTGGGTTGATGTCGGTTTGGGGAAACGGCGGCTTTCTCCCCCGGTCGAATGCGGTCCCGAGAACTGCTGCCCGCATTTGGGCCACGACATTTGCCGGAGCTGTCTGTCCCCCTACCTTCCCCACCCTCTCTGAACTGCCTCAAAGGCGCTGACAACTTACATCATCAGGCCATTTCTCTCACCGGACTGACTTGATAAGTAGTATCATTGTTGAGGCAGGGCACATATGGATCTAGTATTGAAGGGCATGGCTGGGATAGGGTGACCCATTGATTATCGCGGCCAAGAAATGCATGATGGTATTCACGGCAGTGGAAGCTCAATGCCGTTGCTGAAGCCCTTGCACATCTGAGTTGAAAAGCCCTAAGGTCAGCATCGGAACTCTGGTTGGCCAGTTGAATGTCCATTGTCTTCGGGGTACCGAAACCCTCCTGCTACGGCATCAAATTTCTCCTAGAGTTGGGACCTGACCCATGGATGAGCACGAGATATTCAATAAGTACAGAGACTTCATAGGCGGCCATTCCTTCTCTTCCAACTGTCTGCCGAGAGAATTGCTGATGGACAGTGATGGCGTCATTTCTGTTTTCTACGCCCCGTTCGATTACGTTAATGGCAGTTCGAAGGTAGTCATCTGCGGCATCACCCCGGGTGTTCAGCAGGCTTTGCTCGCGCTGGACGAAGCGCACAGGCAACTGAACTTGGGAAAGAGCGTCAACGAAGTACTGAAACTGGCCAAGGAACGAGCCAGCTTTGGTGGGCCAATGCGTCGCAATCTGGTCCAAATGCTCGACTTTGTCAGGCTGAGTCACAAGCTGGGTCTACAATCGTGCTCCCAGTTGTTTTCGTCAGATACAAACCTAGTGCATTACACTTCAGCACTACGCTATCCCGTCTTAAGGAATGGAGGCAACTACAATGGTAGCCCTGATATGACCAAGCATCCGCTTCTTGCGAGACAGGTAGATTCCTATTTGGTGGAGGAGGTCAATACCCTACCGACCAATGCTATCTGGATTCCATTGGGGCCAAACGTAAGCAGCGTGCTTCGCCACCTGGAGACTCGTGGTATTCTTAAGCCCGACAGAGTGCTCCATGGGCTGCCCCATCCATCCGGTGCTAACGCCGAACGTATCTCGTACTTCTTGGCGCAGAAGGAGAAATCCCGTCTATCACCCAAGACCGATGGCGTGGCGATTGACAACGCGCGCCGTGCCATCCTGGCGAAGATAGCGGGACTATGACACGCCTTGTGCACATGTGGATCGGCAGCTGCAGGGTGGCTCCGGCCAATGCCCAAATCCACCCAGACTGGAGAGACTTCGCCAGAGGATGACGCCGGAGCATCCCCTGGGCCGCTTGGCGCAAGGCACCAGTAACGTACGTTGTCCACGCCGACATGTGACCGGGCGCTCCAGGATCCCAAAAGCCCCCCTCCAGATATGTATTCAGGTGGAGTTCGACTCTCCCGGGAAGGGGTTGAACGGGGAACCTAGAGCTGAGGTTCCTCACCCTCTCTCCAGTGCCTCAAAGGCGCTGACAACCTCCAGAGTGACTTCATTTTTCGCGCCCGGCGTGCTATGCTGTTGACAACATCGGTTGGGGGTGGCCACATATGGGGAAGCTGATATACCTTGCCGGCCCGCTCTTCTCGCAAGCAGAGAGGCTGTTCCTTGAACGCATAGTCACTGTCCTATCTTCTGTCAGCGGCCTTGATCCCAATCAGGACTTCTTCCTGCCCCATCGTGATGGGGGAGAGCTGGGAAAAGGTCCCAAACGGCTGGACATCTTCAGGCTTGACCTTGCCCGGCTGGAGGACGCAGACGTAGTAGTCGCGCTCCTGGATGGGCAAGACACTGATAGCGGCACCTGTATTGAACTGGGCCACGCATACGCCAAGGGCAAGAAGATCTTCGGGATTGTCACCGATTTTAGGTCATACTGCACGAATGATGACGAACCCCACCGCCCAAACCTGATGGTCTGGGGGGTGTGCGAGGAAGGGAAGACCCTCTTTCACAGTCTTGAAGAACTCTCATCGGCCTTCGCCGCTTATGTCTGGCAGCGTCGCCCGGCTAGAGTCTCTACCCAGACTCCAACCTAGCCTAATCTGTGCCGCCGATGGATCCCTCTTATGCGAGACTGATAGGCAAGCTAGAGGGCAACTACTCCGAGTTTGCCAGGAAGAGCACCGACTGTCTCGGGAGAAAGTATCCGCTGAAAGAGGACCCCTTTCGCACACTTTTTGAAAGGGATTGCCACAGGATTCTGCATTCTCTCCCCTTCAGGCGGCTGAAGCATAAGACCCAAGTCTTCTTCTCCCCGAAGGACGACCACATCTGTACTCGCCTAGAGCACTCGCTTCACGTTGCGTCGGTAGCCTCTACCATCTGCAGACGTTTGAACTTGAACGATACCCTGGCACAAGCCATAGCGTTGGCGCACGACTTGGGCCACCCGCCTTTCGGCCACTTGGGCGAGAAGGCATTGGCGAGGATTCATGAAGAGTTCAACATGAAGTCCGCGACTGAGAAGCTGCCGAACTTCCGGCACGAAGGACAGAGCCTGAGAGTAATAGACACTTTTCGCAATCGTCTTCACGAGCCTCTGAACTTGACTTG
This DNA window, taken from Chloroflexota bacterium, encodes the following:
- a CDS encoding DNA double-strand break repair nuclease NurA, translated to MPKTCGEVALSATDICKADSIPANPIRHVVAIDGGYREVAVRREFPSSTMAFFQIGAIAFHIADLEALEARPFVDPDDMAKLKNIERFKLVIPTKNITTVTEGSLTASIRRALHDFFVKDRGGGSFAETLKWLVFCEFETPSQEWNLATCPNKSCTQHNISLKRTEMLADYRYKCPSCGEPIYLSDIFRLHEAIDDELGAGGVLGYLVTLLEQMVLVHLTRVALRTKPSLLKEIIFIKDGPLAFFGQTANMQRPMRQLCNFLLDKHDLFLAGLEKSGAFVDHADQVSTRLKDGEVLLLSNSYIYKHIIPGPEDPSKPYARTSYYGGKLIFKRRNEVYVITVPVRDEKVVLAPHKGDFRNLDVILHNIAKLHCDMYDSSLVPVALVNKLVSLADHPSAAILERFAKASLG
- a CDS encoding nucleoside 2-deoxyribosyltransferase; protein product: MGKLIYLAGPLFSQAERLFLERIVTVLSSVSGLDPNQDFFLPHRDGGELGKGPKRLDIFRLDLARLEDADVVVALLDGQDTDSGTCIELGHAYAKGKKIFGIVTDFRSYCTNDDEPHRPNLMVWGVCEEGKTLFHSLEELSSAFAAYVWQRRPARVSTQTPT
- a CDS encoding DUF87 domain-containing protein, which produces MGDAEKFVQGLAKTDILGSSAKKERFTGRPFYIDYDKAYLLVADAWKMKVGGIPQGAFLLAFYENEEKVREALLLRALRPAKLPTDDDIISSMVEYYKDSVKTAGKESQLDDFTRYEFGFSGLECRVLGTFYTDKNGDLAFGADVENFYSAHNYSVYKPDCQVLEAIANLRDCGAVPGGPIDVKVGSVRYSSSRRFQEQADDVPVYISPIDFLGKRTALFGMTRTGKSNTVKKIIQATADIGAKATGDVLHPKGGEASSESFTESGIPRYRVGQIAFDIDGEYANPNLQDEGTAIYEMYKEDTLRYSVLEKPGFRVLKTNFYSDVAVGFEMVKTYLGNDDSDYVRSFAAVDLQEPEDREDYAAIARYKRRLAAYLCCLHQAGFSAPKGLKVFFDGNKKIEEFAPGDPKGGLTLDKATGWFTTVWDNYESHPFFKKYRIEEGHDWADEDLKAILVFLSRKSKPGGSANVSGYKKLRGMLNLHTDSADRPFQVEIRDALRSGKIVIVDLSQGDPTVQRLYSDRICQFLFDDAMSRFVGNKPNNFLQFYFEEAHNLFPKKEEKDLSDVYVRLAKEGAKLNIGLIYATQEVSSISANILKNTQNWFIAHLNNDDELREIRKYYDFSDFAESLLRFSASSDKGFVRMKTYSNPFVVPVQIDRFIVAQNSHEKS